A single window of Salmo trutta unplaced genomic scaffold, fSalTru1.1, whole genome shotgun sequence DNA harbors:
- the LOC115186749 gene encoding zinc finger protein 2 homolog, with amino-acid sequence QRTHTGEKSYICDQCGKRFGRSGDLTVHQRTHTGEKPYSCDQCGKRFGQSGDLTVHQRTHTGEKPYSCDQCGKSFAAPSTLTRHQRIHTGEKYYICDQCGKRFGQSGDLTVHQRTHTGEKSYSCDQCGKGFSMSGSLTVHQRIHTGEKSYSCNQCGKSFTKSGSLTQHQRIHTGEKPYRCDQCGKSFTGSRNLTIHQRTHTGEKPYSCDQCGKSFITSSNLTRHQRTHTIYEI; translated from the exons caaagaacacacacaggagagaaatcttatatctgtgatcagtgtgggaagcgttttggtcgatctggagatctgacagtgcaccagagaacacacacaggagagaaaccttatagctgtgatcagtgtgggaagcgttttggtcaatctggagatctgacagtgcaccagagaacacacacaggagagaaaccttatagctgtgatcaatgtgggaagagttttgctgcaccTAGCAcactgactcgacaccagagaatacacacaggagagaaatattatatctgtgatcagtgtgggaagcgttttggtcaatctggagatctgacagtgcaccagagaacacacacaggagagaaatcttatagctgtgatcaatgtgggaagggttttagtat GTCTGGctctctgacagtgcaccagagaatacacacaggagagaaatcttatagctgtaatcaatgtgggaagagttttactaaatctggctctctgactcaacaccagagaatacacacaggagagaaaccttataggtgtgatcaatgtgggaagagttttacaggaTCTAGAAATCTgacaatacaccagagaacacacacaggagagaagccttatagctgtgatcaatgtgggaagagttttattacatctagcaatctgactcgacaccagagaacacacactatttatgagatttaa